The following is a genomic window from Malus sylvestris chromosome 7, drMalSylv7.2, whole genome shotgun sequence.
ccaaaaggcctcatgttaggtagagatgagaatatacatataaggcttacataaTCCACatccctggacgatgtgggatgttacaatctacccctcttaggggcccgatgtcctcgtcggcacactcccGGCCAAggattgactctgataccaaattatcacatcccggctcgggcccccaccacatctcaggctcaactccaccgtaatacgatattgtccgttttgggttccgaccacgccctcacggttttgtttctaagaactcacatgagaacttcctagtggatcacccatcctaagattgctctcgcgtgaactcgcttaacttcgaagttccgatggaacccgaagccagtgagctcctaaaatgcctcgtgctaggtagagatgagaatatacatataaggattacATGATCCAcacccctggacgatgtgggatgttacaatttaAACCTAAACTTCTCACTTTTAAGTGAAAAGTAATACTActaaatcgtagtactaagtggctaccATGATTAGTATTTTATCTCAATTGCAAAtacaaaaatcaaaacccatTAACCAGATAAATTAAGCATAAAAAGTGTTGTCATGTGGAGCTATTTTATGTTTCCACATTCCTTTATTTGTATTTTACCTCCTTTTTAGTAAAGCGTTAGCATTAATGAGTTTAATAGTTAGTTGTTAGGGTAGAAAGAAATGGATAAGAATCAAACCTGCATCAGTGTGCATAAACCTGATTTCTTTATAACACTGCGATAAAGCGTTGTATgccttcatttttgttttatcatCACTTATATATATGTAAACACTTTTGCCAAATAGACATATACGAAGTAACACATGTAtatgaaaataataattataagcACTTTATTAATGATTAAGTTTGTAACTGAGTTATAATTGTTACTGAGCAATAATTACAATATTGTCAATGATATACATcacacacaaacaaaaaagTTTTAGTAAACTTAGTATTAGACAATTTATAGACGAAAGTACACATTAACAAAAAAGGATGTTGATGCTTTCATAGGTTACAATTCATTGATATTATATGTTTTTTGGTTCGTTTAGTTGAGctacaaataaaatatataatttggaTCTTATATGTATTACTAGGCATCTTACATAGAATTGATATAATTTTTACtttgatttaaaataaaataaaaaaattaataaacaacTTCAATATGAATCCAATTTTGATTTTGTCTAATTCCaactcctcaattcaatttctctatttttaaatttctttgttttgaagaATAACGTCATAATTCAttcaaaaattagaaaaaagcTACTTAGTATAAGATATGGAGATACCAAATCTTTAAATATTATGGTAGGAGGTTCGTCGAACTAAGTACAATCATCTCTTGAGTGGAGAGCTAAACGAGTGACACGATGGGTTATTAGACGCGTCATAATGTAAAGGCAAGTCGCTTCATACTTCAATCCACATtttcttaaaaacacaaaacaaaagatgTTTGGAACCGCCAACCCTAGTTCGACCTCCCATAAATGTATTGTTTGGGCCACCGTTTTTGTTTTGACGCACCATTTGATTGGGTGGATCAGAAGAGTATTGTCGTCTCATGTCATTGCGGTGTTGATAGGAGGAGAATTAGTCTATCATCAACATAGGATGTGAAAACtcctatatttaaaaaaaaaaaaacaattaaaaaaaacacaaaagaaagaaaaagggaaagaaaaaggtCAAGAAAATGATAAATCACGCCACAAACACGTGAACTACTAAGCTTTTGTTCGATACGCCATTTCCCTACAGCAACCAAATAGACTGATAAAGAGTTTACCGCTGGAccagagggaggagagagagatggcgCTGAGAGCAGCCGTACTGCGGCACTTGCGAGTTCCGGTAACCCTAAACCCGGTCCTAACCCTAACTGGAGGCAAATGGGCCCCACCCTCTCTCCGATGGATGTCATCGCACGGCGACGATCATCTGACGAAAAGCGAGGTCACCGACAGAGTCCTCTCCGTTGTCAAGAGCTTCCCGAAAGTCGATCCTTCCACGGTCAGCCTTCTTTCCATCTCTactttctgtttgtttcccTGGAAAATGTAAACATTATATCACAAATCCGAAATCCGAAAtcccaatttttgtttttattttccttcGGTTTTCTCGGAAACCAAAAGCGTAATTAGAGCTATTGATTGCTAGATTGCTTCGATTTC
Proteins encoded in this region:
- the LOC126627855 gene encoding acyl carrier protein 1, mitochondrial-like; its protein translation is MALRAAVLRHLRVPVTLNPVLTLTGGKWAPPSLRWMSSHGDDHLTKSEVTDRVLSVVKSFPKVDPSTVSPDVHFQKDLGLDSLDNVEIVIALEEEFKLEIPDLEAVRIDSTNLAIEYVYNHPMAA